AACTTTTGAGAATAGACTTTCCGTTCAAACTAGAACCTGGGACAACGGTGTTTACTTTTATCAGTTAATTCTGGATGGAAAGAAAGTAGCCACTAAAAAACTACTAGTAAGACACAATTAATGTGTTAATTCTCCTTAAATCAACAAGCATACATAATTATTAAGAAGGGCATGTCGTTCTACTCTCGAAGCCTTTTATTACCTTTGCCGAATGAATTCAAAACACCTCCTGAAGCCACTTTTTTTCCTAGTTGCTTTAGCTTTTTTCACTTCCTGTAACCGTGAGTTTACCCAGCTGCAAAAGTCTGGAACTACAGAAAGTAAATATGCTGCTGCCATTAAGTATTATAATGACGCAGATTACTTTCACGCCGGTTTACTTTTTGATGAAATCACTCCTTTACTTAAAGGAGACTCTACAGCCGAAAAGTCCCAGTTTTATAATGCCTACTGTAATTATTATCAAAGTCAGTATCAGTTAAGTTCGTATTTGTTCAAAACCTTTTATGCTACTTATGCCAATAGCCCTTATGCTGAGGAAGCTTTCTATATGTATGCTTACTCTATGTTTAAAGAGTCTCCTAAGTATAATCTTGACCAAGAAAGCACATTAACGGCTATAGATGCCTTGCAAACATTTATTAACACATTTCCTAAAAGTCAGTATGCGGAAAGCTGTACGCAAAACCTTATAGACTTAAGAGAGCGTTTAGAAAGAAAAGCATACGAAAAAGCAATACTCTATTATAACACTAGTGGTGTAACCATAGCTAATTATAAAGCAGCGGTAATTACTATTGATAACTTCCAAAGAGAGTTTCCTGATTCTAAATACAACGAAGAGTTAGCCTATACTCAAATTAAATCTCAATTTGAATTAGCCGAGAATTCTTTTTTCAGAAGGCAGCATGAGCGTTATGAGAAAGCTATTAACTTTCATGAGAGTTTTGTAGATGATTACCCTTCTAGCATGTACGGAAAAGAAT
This sequence is a window from Arcticibacterium luteifluviistationis. Protein-coding genes within it:
- a CDS encoding outer membrane protein assembly factor BamD, coding for MNSKHLLKPLFFLVALAFFTSCNREFTQLQKSGTTESKYAAAIKYYNDADYFHAGLLFDEITPLLKGDSTAEKSQFYNAYCNYYQSQYQLSSYLFKTFYATYANSPYAEEAFYMYAYSMFKESPKYNLDQESTLTAIDALQTFINTFPKSQYAESCTQNLIDLRERLERKAYEKAILYYNTSGVTIANYKAAVITIDNFQREFPDSKYNEELAYTQIKSQFELAENSFFRRQHERYEKAINFHESFVDDYPSSMYGKELAKIYEEAQKDLATVIKQEEKIEALKAEAAEKRQKAAEAAKEEALLTPKLNK